In Solanum pennellii chromosome 3, SPENNV200, a single window of DNA contains:
- the LOC107014080 gene encoding uncharacterized protein LOC107014080, with protein MAFRSLFSLKSTVNHLKRRCSSLNYATSATSKLKGASPLRLKEIVPKSRKGDFVPVCMALGMIGLSTSFGIQTAMQQLRRAPNVHVKKSRRETLPELVEPEHVAEEAEKFVNKSLFRKVAHASTSSTRGNIYTKKPGVETLKTIGVDP; from the exons ATGGCTTTTAGATCACTG TTTAGTCTAAAATCCACAGTTAATCACTTGAAGAGAAGGTGTTCTTCACTAAATTATGCAACATCAGCCACGTCAAAACTTAAGGGAGCGTCACCACTCCGTCTCAAAGAGATTGTTCCCAA GTCACGGAAGGGAGATTTTGTGCCAGTATGTATGGCGCTAGGGATGATCGGACTGTCAACGAGTTTCGGGATACAGACGGCGATGCAGCAGCTGAGGCGAGCCCCTAATGTACATGTGAAGAAATCAAGAAGGGAGACTCTGCCTGAACTAGTGGAACCAGAGCATGTAGCTGAAGAGGCTGAAAAGTTTGTTAATAAATCTCTGTTTCGAAAGGTGGCTCATGCTAGCACTAGCAGTACTCGTGGAAACATTTATACCAA GAAGCCGGGTGTGGAGACGTTGAAAACTATAGGAGTAGATCCGTAA
- the LOC107012427 gene encoding sucrose nonfermenting 4-like protein isoform X1, with protein MVLVTFTWSHGGTHVFLCGSFDGWSEQIPMNLVEGSAAVFQRTVDVPPGYHKYKFLVDGIWQVDQDQLCVQDEYGAINNLVFAEDSVSMPSALIREDAQSNLVSGFTSSTHLEASSSSESQLEPVMQLLNNEIDVSRHRLFMFLSSSQAYELIPNSGKVFALDTKVAVKQAFHIMYEQRLAVMPLWDGQNAMISGMLTASDFILILLKLQESHPMLTHDELEMHTISAWKYGKSQLQAEVSGAMIPPNRRVLQAGPDESLKDVTLTLLQNKISAVPVLHSPEDGSSLQLLHTACLAGILKHMCRHFRHSLEYLPIVQQPVGNLPFGTWTREVGGRGSSRVLLTLHSGDLLSSALKLLIEGEISSIPIVDDNGALINVYSRSDITSLARGSVYAHFRLDQMIMTQVLQVLDEASRDRCRTCTRFDPLYRIMEVLSDPTVRRVVVIDPNSRHVEGIITLRDVFNLLLG; from the exons ATGGTACTAGTTACCTTTACATGGAGCCATGGTGGTACTCATGTTTTTCTCTGCGGTTCCTTTGATGg ATGGAGTGAGCAGATACCGATGAATTTGGTGGAGGGTTCGGCTGCCGTTTTTCAGAGGACTGTTGATGTTCCACCAGGATATCATAAG TACAAATTCTTAGTTGATGGCATCTGGCAAGTCGACCAGGACCAGCTATGTGTTCAGGATGAGTATGGTGCAATCAACAACTTAGTATTTGCTGAAGATTCAGTTTCCATGCCTTCTGCCTTAATAAGAGAGGATGCTCAGTCAAACTTGGTCTCTGGTTTTACTAGTAGCACACATCTAGAG GCTTCATCTTCAAGCGAGTCACAACTTGAACCAGTCATGCAGTTGTTAAACAATGAAATAGATGTTTCCCGCCATCGTCTATTCATGTTTTTGTCATCTTCCCAAGCATATGAGCTGATTCCAAATTCAGGAAAG GTCTTTGCGTTAGATACTAAAGTGGCTGTGAAGCAGGCTTTTCATATCATGTATGAACAG CGACTTGCAGTGATGCCTCTTTGGGATGGACAGAATGCGATGATTTCAGGAATGCTTACTGCATCTGATTTCATTTTGATCTTGTTGAAG CTCCAGGAAAGTCATCCAATGCTGACCCATGATGAGCTTGAAATGCACACGATTTCAGCTTGGAAATACGGAAAGTCCCAATTGCAAGCAGAAGTATCAGGAGCTATGATACCTCCAAACAGAAGAGTACTGCAA GCTGGTCCTGATGAGTCGCTGAAAGACGTGACCCTAACATTATTACAAAATAAGATATCTGCAGTTCCAGTTTTACATTCACCAGAAGATGGGTCGTCTTTGCAGTTGTTGCATACTGCATGCCTTGCAGGAATATTAAAGC ACATGTGCAGGCATTTTAGGCACTCTCTAGAGTATCTGCCTATTGTACAGCAACCGGTGGGTAATCTTCCATTTGGCACCTGGACAAGAGAAGTTGGTGGAAGAGGAAGCAGCCGTGTATTGTTGACATTACACAGTGGAGACCTCCTTAGTTCTGCTCTTAAATTACTAATAGAAG GTGAGATAAGTTCAATACCTATCGTTGATGATAATGGAGCCCTTATAAATGTGTATTCTCGGAG TGATATAACCTCTTTGGCAAGAGGCAGTGTGTATGCTCACTTTCGGCTTGACCAGATGATAATGACTCAA GTCCTGCAGGTCTTAGATGAAGCATCCCGTGATCGTTGTAGGACATGCACACGCTTTGATCCACTGTACAGGATAATGGAGGTCCTTTCAGATCCAA CTGTGCGGCGTGTTGTGGTCATCGATCCCAATAGCCGGCATGTAGAAGGCATAATAACTTTGAGAGATGTGTTTAATCTTCTTTTAGGCTGA
- the LOC107014059 gene encoding uncharacterized protein LOC107014059, with translation MAARVSANSAFAKSNITRSFASTAEHPDAKHRGFMKGDFVPVYVALGLIAMSVGFGLHTAMHQLKRAPNVSVKKSRRETIPEVTEPEEVVDEADKFIKKSFFRKVAHVQDFDNQSVMHDPIRGDALAREPHAVTLKSVGVDP, from the exons ATGGCTGCTCGAGTTAGTGCAAATTCTGCTTTTGCAAAATCAAATATTACCAGGTCATTTGCTAGTACTGCTGAGCATCCAGATGCTAAGCACAG GGGATTCATGAAAGGAGATTTTGTTCCAGTGTATGTGGCGCTGGGACTAATTGCGATGTCGGTGGGTTTTGGGTTACACACAGCGATGCATCAGCTGAAGCGGGCACCCAATGTATCTGTGAAGAAATCAAGGAGGGAAACTATACCCGAAGTCACCGAACCGGAAGAGGTTGTGGATGAGGCAGACAAGTTCATAAAGAAATCCTTCTTCCGAAAGGTCGCTCATGTTCAGGATTTTGATAATCAGTCCGTCATGCATGATCCTATCCGTGGGGATGCTCTTGCAAG GGAACCTCACGCCGTAACATTGAAATCTGTGGGAGTGGATCCGTGA
- the LOC107012427 gene encoding sucrose nonfermenting 4-like protein isoform X2, whose protein sequence is MQYKFLVDGIWQVDQDQLCVQDEYGAINNLVFAEDSVSMPSALIREDAQSNLVSGFTSSTHLEASSSSESQLEPVMQLLNNEIDVSRHRLFMFLSSSQAYELIPNSGKVFALDTKVAVKQAFHIMYEQRLAVMPLWDGQNAMISGMLTASDFILILLKLQESHPMLTHDELEMHTISAWKYGKSQLQAEVSGAMIPPNRRVLQAGPDESLKDVTLTLLQNKISAVPVLHSPEDGSSLQLLHTACLAGILKHMCRHFRHSLEYLPIVQQPVGNLPFGTWTREVGGRGSSRVLLTLHSGDLLSSALKLLIEGEISSIPIVDDNGALINVYSRSDITSLARGSVYAHFRLDQMIMTQVLQVLDEASRDRCRTCTRFDPLYRIMEVLSDPTVRRVVVIDPNSRHVEGIITLRDVFNLLLG, encoded by the exons ATGCAGTACAAATTCTTAGTTGATGGCATCTGGCAAGTCGACCAGGACCAGCTATGTGTTCAGGATGAGTATGGTGCAATCAACAACTTAGTATTTGCTGAAGATTCAGTTTCCATGCCTTCTGCCTTAATAAGAGAGGATGCTCAGTCAAACTTGGTCTCTGGTTTTACTAGTAGCACACATCTAGAG GCTTCATCTTCAAGCGAGTCACAACTTGAACCAGTCATGCAGTTGTTAAACAATGAAATAGATGTTTCCCGCCATCGTCTATTCATGTTTTTGTCATCTTCCCAAGCATATGAGCTGATTCCAAATTCAGGAAAG GTCTTTGCGTTAGATACTAAAGTGGCTGTGAAGCAGGCTTTTCATATCATGTATGAACAG CGACTTGCAGTGATGCCTCTTTGGGATGGACAGAATGCGATGATTTCAGGAATGCTTACTGCATCTGATTTCATTTTGATCTTGTTGAAG CTCCAGGAAAGTCATCCAATGCTGACCCATGATGAGCTTGAAATGCACACGATTTCAGCTTGGAAATACGGAAAGTCCCAATTGCAAGCAGAAGTATCAGGAGCTATGATACCTCCAAACAGAAGAGTACTGCAA GCTGGTCCTGATGAGTCGCTGAAAGACGTGACCCTAACATTATTACAAAATAAGATATCTGCAGTTCCAGTTTTACATTCACCAGAAGATGGGTCGTCTTTGCAGTTGTTGCATACTGCATGCCTTGCAGGAATATTAAAGC ACATGTGCAGGCATTTTAGGCACTCTCTAGAGTATCTGCCTATTGTACAGCAACCGGTGGGTAATCTTCCATTTGGCACCTGGACAAGAGAAGTTGGTGGAAGAGGAAGCAGCCGTGTATTGTTGACATTACACAGTGGAGACCTCCTTAGTTCTGCTCTTAAATTACTAATAGAAG GTGAGATAAGTTCAATACCTATCGTTGATGATAATGGAGCCCTTATAAATGTGTATTCTCGGAG TGATATAACCTCTTTGGCAAGAGGCAGTGTGTATGCTCACTTTCGGCTTGACCAGATGATAATGACTCAA GTCCTGCAGGTCTTAGATGAAGCATCCCGTGATCGTTGTAGGACATGCACACGCTTTGATCCACTGTACAGGATAATGGAGGTCCTTTCAGATCCAA CTGTGCGGCGTGTTGTGGTCATCGATCCCAATAGCCGGCATGTAGAAGGCATAATAACTTTGAGAGATGTGTTTAATCTTCTTTTAGGCTGA